Genomic window (Primulina eburnea isolate SZY01 chromosome 8, ASM2296580v1, whole genome shotgun sequence):
TTCGGTGGAATTGCAATTCGTGCCactcatatttttaatataaaaaaaaaattgtggacTCCGATCCATTTTCTAtgatttttgaatttgatttaaatttaGTTATTTCTTTAACATGTTTTGCACTTTATCTATATAAAATAATTACCTTTATAAAAAGAAGTTTCACTTTTCCTGCtagttttgaaatatcttatacAGTAAGCCTGGTTTGAATTTTCTTATTACCTTCAACGGAGGGAGCCCTGAGTTTATTTGCTCTTACTACgttatttttgttttaatcGGGCTCGGTCATGTCTCCATTTGAAATCCAGATATTCCAGTCAATTATCCACAAAACCTATCAAGTATACACAATTGTTTTATATTTGAGACAAGGATATTTTGTcggctttttctttttctttttcacgtATTTCCAAAGAAGAATCTTTGGAATTGGTTCTGTCAAAACTGTTTCCTTCAAATTATCAACCAAAAAGCTGAAATGTTAACTTAAAAAGAGGAAAAAAATtctatataaaattaatattaactCAAAGAAAAAAGTAATACGAAGATCCCATTTTCTCATTTTATTTCACTccaataattgttttttttttattatcggAAACTGGATTATTACAAATAAAATGGCGATTATATGGATACTATCGTTGTTCCGAAAAACAAATTACTGGCGTTGTTGGTGGAGACGGTCAGAGCCAGGGTAGATTCAGAGGCTGTACTCTGGGAAAAGGGCTGTTGCCCAATAGTGGAAGTTGGTGTCTACTGTTGAAATTTCATTATTGCCCTCCTTATCGGGAAGTAATTACGAAAAAGGGAATGGAGGGGAGGGGAGGGGGGGAAACCACTCGACCGCAGGATCTATGTCGGGTCAGGACCATGATCCACCGGGAGATTAATGACGCCATTCTTAGTCACCCCGTTTActttttttaaacattttattaatatttaaaattaattcgaCTTTAATGGAAAATAAATCATTAGaacttaatatttaatttattattattattattattgtggaTTTGGTACGAAATTGACTTTCTTTACCTAAAATGGAATAAATAGGTATAGTTGGACTTGGGCAGATTCATGGACTTGGGCAGTTATACGTATGAGTTTAGTTGGatggatatatatattaatgaagACAATACGAGTAATTAAGTCATGATTAAcaagtttaaattaaattagtgTGGAGTTAGTAATAGTACGTACTAAATTTATTTTACTATCTTATCAAGTGACCGTCCTCCATAATGAATTTAATTCGaatcaaaatgtcatagatTAAGTTTAATGCTATAATTctattatatatgtgtgtgtgtacgcGCGCTATTTATTAAGCAtggaatataattattttacattaatattttattatatatttgtgtgtttaAGTATATTAGGTATGAATAAAATGAGAAAGTGTGAATTAAGACAAAAATTTATCCGATCGAGTTTTATCTTTGTTTTGTATATGTAATCTCTTAATTTATTAGATGTGTGCATGAAGTATGGAATAGTAAGAAAAATCAAAAGAGTACAAGATATAAATCGAGCATACTCTCGTTAATAGGTGTTCGAGTTAATGAAGTAAGTAAGCAAATATTTTACATGAATTTGATTCATCTTACCAACATTTTTTAGGCGAACATATCATATATGGTTTACTTACTGTGATTTACATGACTATTATGTTTTGCAGTCTATTACATTGATCTTTAATTTTACCATATGTACACCGAAAAATAATAGTTCACACCATCATCAAAATAGTTGTTTATTCAGTAATACTCAAGCACTCGATGTCGTAATTTAGGGGCtctgattttttatttattttttgttatatgattaaacataaacataatatttttatttaaaaaaaacatcaacAATTTTTTGTTTACATATAAAAagaactttttaaaaaaaaataatctattttaatttttattgatatctgtgacttatCTTTAACCCAACAGGTCTTAAAAGACAAACTTGTAATCGACGGGGTGACAAATTAGTATTGTGACTGTGATTACCTGACAAAGCCAGTTCTTgtctatattttaattaattaaatctgaGAACAAACACTTATTCTTTATGTAATGATTTTTCttacaataaataattttttattttatgatctAGGTGAGTGAAATAGTTATACTTTGGGATCATCCCAATATCTATTTCCATAAAACACGTCAATTTAGTATATaattaaaatgaaaattaatatttttagcatgaaaatctttatttttttataaattgaaTCTGTTTTACAAAATTAACATGTGAAATGAATCAtttcacatgaatttttatttaatttattatcttGGTTTTATTTTAAGCTACATAATGAATTCAAATGTTTGATAtgatatcataattcaattgaaTTTATAGGGTCGGATCATGCTATATAATGTTATATTCCATTTAATTTTACATTGTAATATTTGGACTCTTAATTTAAGAAACCAAATGAAATCTTAATTGGGAAAAAATTGTATCGAGTTAAGATAAACTCCTAAAGTTAATAGCCTTAGTGAAAATGAAGTCGATTGATCTAACTTACATTATTATTGTTTCATGAACTCCACCCAACCGTTCGATGTTGGAACTACGGACAAAGATCAGATGAAATAAACGGCTTGGATGACTTATGGAAGAATCAAAATGAAAttcattttaatataattaaatataatatacatTCACAGGGAATAATAAAGAAACTGCGTTGAGCTGTAAAAAGATGGGTCGATGGTTGGGTGCACTTTCCTTTTTCATTAAAgtaatattttgaaattttagattAACTATAAATTATTACTGCTCTAACCATGTTCTTAAATTAGATTAATCGGCTAAAAAATACGTCGTATTGAAATATGAtcgaaaattatttatttatttttggaaaaataacgtggcataatttaatcatggtTTCCTTTTAATCCAACGAATGCAATTTCATGAGAAGCTTGTCTAACTATTATAAAATCTTATTaatacatttaatttttttttttattttttcatgtgTGTTGATGTGCATATTATATATCATCTTCCATCGAATCGAAATATAACTAATTTGGATACACTACAAAGGCATCATTTGATGCATAAGATAAAACATTGATCGATTATTTATCGTTGTTTTGTATGATATTTGGCTCAAATTCTACAAAATATTATTATCGttagtatattgatttattatttttatactaTGCATCTTTCATCATCGAGAGAAACGATGTACACAAGGATATAGTTCAATTCAAATAGTTGTAAAATAGAAAGAAATTTAGTAGCACGGTACGTAAATTATATTCCATTCGCACAATATTTTATTATACTTTGGACTAAAATGAAATTCATGATAGAAATTAAGGCTAAAGATGCGACGTTCCAGATTAAATAGCGTAAATTTATATTGTGATTTTTATTCCCAAATCAATTAAAATCctgaaaaactattttttttttttttttgggactGACGAGTGAAGAAATGCAATCATCTTTCTCGTGTGTACCAAATTGAAATTTTTAATGATAAAGATTTCTATTTTAGGCATTTGAATTATTGTTTGGCCCACACAAATatcattattataattttttttgaaaatatacgtATAGACGTAAACCTTAAGATTGGGAATTCAACCCAAAAAATAAATGGGACATGGGACAATACGTAACACAGGCTGGTAGGACCCGAGACAACTTTTATATACACAAAGTCCATTTTTGTTGAACGTTTCTAtagtttttttataattaatttaaatttatatttaaatgataataatattttaattctaaaaaatataaagaatcatactataatttgaaataatgaaaaacaaaacaacaaaatcagAGCAAAACACcatttgtatatatattataaagattctaggtctcttgtgagatcgtctcattaATCTTTATATGCGATATTGGTcaatcctactgatattcacaataaaaagtaatattcttagcataagaagtaatactttttcatggatgactcaaataagatatatgtctcacaaaatacgacccgtgagaccgtttcacacaagtttttgatatatatatagacacacattATAATATTTGTTGCGATACACCAAAAATATACAGCaacatataaaattaaatactCTCGGTAATCAATGTTAAAATCTCGTAAAAGATTGAGTAAAAAATGCAGCACACCATACATGAAAACTTTTTCCCAAAATTAGGTATTTATCCAAACCAACAAAcgtaattatttatcaattccTCCCTCTTGTACCCAAATAGGGAAGAAAATGTAACTATCCCTCgtaattctaaaaaaaaattatttttttgaaaaaatgtaAAGAATAAATTACGCGACATTGATGTAATCGAAAGTTTGAATATCTCTACTTAATTTTGAACTACTGATCGAAGCTCGATATAAGTACCATTAGTGTTGAATTTTCAATTATTAGTAAATCTTTTGTGAGATAGTTTTACGgatttttatctatgagacgggtcaatcatgTTCATATTTACATTAATAAACAATATTTTGGCATAAAAAAGTAATGAGTGACCTAAATAGAAGATGTATCTCACAAATTAATTCGTAAGATCATTTTATAAAAGTTTGTATGCTCAACTATATTTactaatatttttctttaaaaaccaGAGCCCGGAGAAGTCGGCCTGATAAATTCTTATTTTTTTCATAGAGGATAATATAAAAGGTTAGTTATtatgaataaatatattatgtGGACCACCGAAATCAAATTATACATCGTCCGAATTCAAAAGAAAGATTCGACGGAAAGACATGAAATTTAGAATTACATAACTAAGGGAGATATGCCGCAAGGAGCCTGAGAATATTGACCAATTGATTTGCCCTGATCCTCCAAATTATTTCGTGAGCTTTCTATTCATAAAATTACATCAAGAAATTAATTTAACATAAATCCAATTGTGCAAACAATAAGCTAATTCTACTCCATTCTCCTGGTTTTTAAaaatgacgaactgatcaaatTATTCTACGTACGATCATATCGACTTATCACGTACAATTTCATTCGTTCAAGAAAGTGAATGAAACAAGTAACAAATTGAAAATTCTTGGCGTTCAAAGGGAAACCAATAAAGATTTGGTTGAGTTTTTAAGTGCAAATAAATTAGGGTAAAGTTTGAAAAGGCATATAATTTTGTAAGATTATAAGATGCCGAGATCTAGGGTCATTGACATTGTCCCGGTACCTTTCATCTTTTCTTGTCTTTCGGAAAGGAGTGGTTCTCCCTACTGATGTCACCATTTTTCTAATTGCTGAAAGAAAAAATGGTATCTCTATATTCACATTTAATGTCGTATATGTAATATCACATCAAAAAAACATAGGAGGAGGGGTTTCAATTATTTTGAAAGGTTAAGCTCATCTGAAATTTAGATTAACAGTTTTCATAAAACGAAAACGAAAGATAAATTAGTCCCTGATATGTTAGTTGTTCCACGTTGGTTGGATAAAATATCTTGTATATATGATCTTGAACAATCATCTCACTTAGTTTTTGGGATTGAGTTATGtccaaatttcaatcttaacagTTAGAATATAATATTGTGTTTAGTTTGCTCAAAGAGTCAAAATTATGTGCATCATATTAAGTTTGAAATATGTACTCCTAACAGTCTAAAATAGGCTGAGGGTCATCCATTGAAATAAATCGAATTCGGTTCGAATtcgaattatatttatatatacttgTGTTCgtgtttgatttaatttgtAGTTCTAAATTTTGTGATCGACCCAAGTTTGAGAAAATGTTGAGTGTTTTGAGACCATAACATGGGTAGGCCATGAGGCATGGGCATGCCTAGGACCAAATCATGCCTGATCACTAAGCCCTTCCCACTCTTTTGCATCGAAATTGCAATGATACAATACATTCTTTTCACTTTGTGGAATAATTAGTATCCTTATTAAATGTTTACGAAAGTGCGACATAATTAGATTCCTTATGGGCTTTCATTGCCAGGTCACAAAAACGGAAAttggaataaaaataatttaaaatattaagtcATTTTCTTATTGAatatctctcttttttttttatttgttagtCATTATGTAGCCCTAAAATGTAGGTACCAAAACAATTTCGACGATAACAGCCTCCCTAACGAGTCCACGACAATAGAAGGTCGACTTATTGTGTCTATAACAGTTATAATACTCGAACTCGTCTCAGTTCATGTACATCTCTAACCACGACAACCGTGGATATATATAACCATGACATGGGACACTTGTATATATAATATGTGGGAAGAACTTATTTGTCCATAGTAGTGAATATTTAAAAGTTGGGCACATGATGTTGGATAAGATGGAATAAATGTTGAATCGAAATTGATtgtaggaaaaaaaaaaagcaattaTACGACATGATGATCATATGGATAATGTGTTTCTATTTATGAGGTCCAAATCGAATTGTTTGACACAATGTAATAGTATTTCGGCAGCCTTCATAATTATTTCGTATGATTAGTTCAGATATCAACCGTCCATTTCATTTCTTGTGGGTGAACTTACTAAAAtgatgttttgattttgttttGTAGTGATGATTTTGTGGATTGGTACTTTTGGTGGGCCAAGTTCATTAAATTTTGCTTGATCTTCATCCATTTTCTAATGGCCAAATTTTATGAATGTGTTGAAAAGTTTCTGATTGTGGGGaattttgatttgacaaagATAACACACACACGCGATATGGtgaatgagtaggtctcttatgagacggtctcactaatctttatctgtgagacgggtcaaccctaccgatattcacaataaaaagtaatatctcacacaagtttttgacatgatgtttcatttcaaatttttttaaaaaacttttttAGCTGAAAGTAATCATAACAACAAAAAAGTTTTTAATGTTTTGTGCCAAGATGAAGTTGGATTTAGGGCCAAAATTGCCGTATAATTTTATAGATTAAAAATGTAAATTAGTTTGGGTTGGGCTATTAGTGTCAATCATCGGCCCAGAACTAACTAATGTTGCGGATTCACTTCGGTCGAATGGGAGGTGTGTACAATCTAATTTGTTTGTAGGgcattaatattttttgtagGCTTCaccaatatattttttttaaataatcccttaaatgaaaaaataatataattcacCACCCTTTAAAAATCCAAAACTAGTACacgaaaatataaaataaactttatttataattttttaattaaaaaaaacataaataatgttCACAAATGAAAAAGGCTATCTATCACCcttaaaacattaaaaaaaggGCCAAAGTTACAAAGGAAAATTACCATATCAAAGTCGAATTTGGTAAAagtagaaaatataattaatttatagagtctaattattatatttaagaTGATAAATTTGAGATCATGTATCACAAAATGTACATTTCTCCgggagtagatctcttgtgagacgatctcacggatctttatctgtCAGACATGTCAATcaactgatattcacaataaaaaaaatactctcagtataaaaattaatactttttcaacaataatctaaataaaatctacgtctcataaaatacgacctgtgagatcgtctcacacaatttttgtCTTTCTCCCGGAGCCAAAATATACGTGACctcatcattaaaaaaaaaaaaaaaacaagcatATTAATTCTAGTCAAATTATAGGGTAGGATTCTTTAGCCGCCGTTAGGTGAGtcgtgaaaaataaaataagattcAAATGTTAGGGGTCCCTCCCTACTTCCAACATAGTAGACTCAAAAAGTATTCCGTTCAACTGCCGTAATGACCGAACCTATGGTGTTGGTTTGGTAGGTCGAAGCTATAAAAGAGTTTCACAAATTATAGTTCTAATCCCATCGTTTTTTGTGTTTGGGGAACATCCataaaaccgaaccgaaaaccgaattttataattcggatataaatgttaaaaccgaaattaatttggttcggtttcagattataaatgtcaaaaccgaaccgaccgaaaaaaccgaaatttaattaaattaataatgttatttttattttatattatttattgagatgatattagtgaatgaagaattattttgaataatacttagttgattgttgtttatgtaattcaattgtactttatatttaaatattttactaagaaatcatttaaaaaaataacatattatattttataatatatttatattattaatttaaatatgtatcaaaaccgaaataaccgaccgaaataaccgaatcATTTCGGTAGAAAATCGAACcaaaccgaagaaaaatggttcggatatcggattatatatttgtaaaaccgaaaaccgaaaaaaccgaaataaaaaaccgaaaaccgaaccgaaccgaccaaTGAACATCAATAGGTCAAAGTCATCGTGGTGCATAGACGACcttacggatcgtattttgtgagacggatatctatttgggttatttatGAACAAATATTACattaagtattactttttattgtgaatatgggtaggactgacccgtctcacggatctacTCCATAATATTatccatttcaaaattttagaataataaacatttatatttttacaaatattttTAGAAAACCGAGTTTGTACATTTTGAAATAGATAATATTATGTGGCTGGTGTAAGCACCATGATGACTTTGACCCGTTTTGATGAAATAAAGACAAGGCACGAGTATTTTTATAGGtgagtaatatttaattttttaaaattgtataGGGACAGcgattcaattttattttaccATGTCAATACATGGCCAATACACTTATGCCACGCGTATCTTTGGAAGTCAACATAATGTTTGGTCGTACGTTAACCAGCGGCGGACCATTCAACTTGTCAtataaaaaatgtatatatatatgtacgagccatggtaaaataatatattactaATTACTAAGAGTATAAATATATAACATTAAATTGCATATCATTTTACATGtttctttcatcatatcatacaataaaaaaaacagtttgaacaaatcaaataaaagtaGTTATATTATGAgatagtctcacgaatctttatatgtgagacgagtcaactctaccgatatttacaataaaaagtaacactcttagcataaaaagtaatattttttcatggataacccaaataagagacccgtctcacataataCAATCCGTGTGACCGTCTAACACAGGTTTTTGCCATCAAATAATTGGTTTTGAGAAAATTAAATATCGAACAAGAACCTACAAAATTTTTGCATCATAAATTTgatgtaaattttaaatttctctatatatatagaagGTGGCAAAAAATTTAAAGTTGGGAAACATTAAAGACTAGCtgcaaaataaataaagatagcaaatttaattaatttttaaaaaaaactactaAAATTTTCAAGCCCGCAGAATTTAATGCTAAAAAATCCGTGGATTAAAATGTTTATCTAGGAAACATGTTCAACTAGATTTTCATTAGAAAAAGTCTATttgatcaaaattttaaaaaataataattcttCTTCCTTTATTGCCCTTGATTGATATGCTTGGAAATTATCACTTTGACTAAATTATttcaattttataattttcCTATATAAATTTGTAATATAATAGAATATTTACTACGTTAAATGCAAAAGGATATTTAATGAATTTTCTTTATAATTCGAACAAAGGGGGTTTTTTCGTATTAAAAAATTTAGTACAATGGATTCTTATATGAaagttctattttttttttaaaattaatgaatAATTTTGTAGAATTTTTTATATCGTAAGATACAGTATCAACCACCCTTGTTCGTTATTATATGTTTCTTCCAATTATGTTGGCTTAGTCTCCTCTTTTTCTCGTTCAATTCAAAGCCCCGCCATCTATTTCTTACCACTTGACTTGGAATATGTGGATTTATTTCAACTTATTCCAAACATTCTATAAATATTTTCCACATATCTATTGGCtcaaaatcaattaatccatgcAAATACCataaaaaatcaaatcaaattcatACAAATCATTCAAAGTTTTGAATAATTTTCCGATTCTTGAAATGGATGAGCTCGAGTTACCCCAATACTTCATCTGCCCCATATCCCTCCAAATCATGAAGGATCCAGTCACCACCGTCTCCGGCATCACCTACGACCGCGAAAACATCAAGCGATGGCTTCTCACCGCCGCCGCAGAAGGCCACTCCTCCGCCGTGTGTCCTGTCACAAAGCAGCTCTTGCCTCTGACGAGCTCCGACTTGACTCCGAACCACATGCTCAGAAGATTGATTCAAGCCTGGTGCATTGTCAATCCTAAAAGTGGGATCGAACGAATCCCGACTCCGAAATCTCCCGTACACAAATCTGTTGTATTCAAACTCATCCGCGAGGTGAAAAGCGGGAACCCTTTGTCGCATTTGAATGCTCTAAAGAAGTTGGATGAACTTGCAAAAGATAAAGAAAAGAACCAGAAACCCATGGCGGAAGCAGGAGTATCGAAAGCGATGATTTTTCTGATCTTGAAAAGATTTAAAGAAGGTAAAACCCTATTTCTTGAAGAAGCTTTGAGGATTCTGCAACTAACATGGATTCCAACGGAGGAAAACAAGAAGATCGTTGAAGAAAACATTGATTTCATCCATTCTCTTTTGTGGGTTTTGAGCAATGATGAACTAGAAAATATTTCCATGATTCATGCTCTTAAAATGTTGAAAAATGTGACTGAAATTGCAAAAACCAGTCTCCTGGAAAGGTTAAAGCTCAATTTCTTCAAAGAAATGGTGAGTATCCTTCACAAGAACAAATCTCCACAAGAAAACAAAGCTGTTCTCCATGTTCTCATACAAACTTCCCCTCATGGAAGGAACAGGATGAAAATAGTGGAAGCCGGAGCCATATTCGAAATTATGGAACTCGAGTTAAACAATCCCGATAAAAAAACCACAGAGCTCATCTTCTGTCTGTTGGCAAACTTGTGCACTTGTGCAGAAGGCCGTCAGCAGTTTATAAAGCACGCCGGTGGGATCGCGTTGGCTGCGAAACGGTTGCTGAGGATTTCTCCCACAACTGATGATCGAGCACTTTGCATAATCGAGTCGCTTGCTCGATTTTCAGCCACTCGAGAGGTGGTTTCGGAGATGTTAAGGGTGAGCGCTGTTTCGAAATTGTGCATGGTTCTTCAGGCAGATTGTGCGGGTTATTTGAAGAATAAAGCCAGGGATATTCTGAGATTGCATAATTATGCTTGGAGCAATTCCCCTTGCATTGAAGTTTATCTTTTAACTTGCTACACTCGATGAGAAAAGGAAAAAAgagaaattttaatttaatgttttGAAAGGTTTATGTTTTGTATTCTATTCTATTCTATTCTATTCTAGCTTGCTAACATACCTATCGTATGTATGCATGCATGTATGTACgggaaaatgaaaaaaagaagtatttttttatttgggttTTGAAGTTGATACCTTGTTCTTTTCTTTTATTTGGAAGTTGATACCACAAAGGccagtgataaaattattttttctttaaagTTACAAGTAGTCTCACTTAAATGGGTGAAATTAGATTTGAGGCACAAATCAAGGACCTCATTTGAACTCGGTTGGCGTATTACAGTCTTGTAACCACGAATCGTTCTCTTCCTCAACCAAGAAAGTATAGAAACAACTGCAGTTCATGGTTAAAATTCAATaaccataaaaaataataaccaAACATGGCATTTCTAGGTCGTCTCCCCAAATAGTTTCTTTAGAGACAAACATTATGTTACAATCTGTTCTTTCAAGAAGCATAACACGTACATGGTTCTGACGGTTTAAGAAACCATATCAACAAATTTTCCAAATTAACGTCGAAATATActaagaaaacttacatcaAACAGTAGCTAATTGCACAAGAATGAGGGTTCTTTTGCTGGTTTGAAGATTATTTCCAGGGTTCTTTCTTGAATGTTGAAGGAGATTCGTAGAACAACGGATTTTGTTGCTTCTCTTTCAACTTTGCTCTATATCCTATGCTGTATTTCACTTAACTGTGACTTTTCGTTATACATGTCGATCCAACATcaactaattttcaatatcctGATCCAAAGACTTTGGATCAAGCAACTATCCTCGTCATCAAATTTATCGTTATAACCATGCGATCTAAATCCAAAATGCTCGAAATTGTTTGGGAACATGGGCTTGATCATGCTTCCTTTCgacaataaaataatataacgaGTTCTTCCTTGACAACATAAAAAACATGAAGTTGTCCCTCCCCTTCCCTTCACGTGCAAGAGTTATTAAATTCACTGGTCAAAGATCATTCACAAGAACATTAACATTATACATATATACCCAGACAATAGAACAGAACATTTCAAGAAAAAAATTCATGACGGTATATATTATGTAAGTAAATATTCTTGATGTACCATATTATCCGAGAATCGAACCACATGAACCATAATTCCAAGTACCAAAAGATCTAATTTTTAACCTTTTTTTTTGTTGCATGAATCTGGGGCTTCGGCGCCTTATCCAGCTCTTCTACTTACATCGTGCTTCAACCGAAATTTTGCATCAATAAACAAATTCACACGCTTATATTATTCTTAGTTTCACACCCCACTATCCTACCACAAAGCCAAGCAAGGTGCAGTGTTATCCTTTTCTTTGGTTTTTTAATCGCACTCGGCTCACTGCGAGCGCCGTTTCGATTCTTTAATTTTAAAAGTAGCATATGATGCACGATCTTGACTCAAAAGTTGGAAATTGTGCAgtctttcttgaatttcttcatatTCCACTGGCAGCTTCTTGTCCtcgtctggattagcttttcttttttttgcaaatgctcgcatttcgaCTCCTTTTCATAAACTACATAAATAAGCAATCAAAACCATTTATTAACCCCCATTTTCTGCATAGGTAAAAACca
Coding sequences:
- the LOC140838048 gene encoding E3 ubiquitin-protein ligase PUB24-like, coding for MDELELPQYFICPISLQIMKDPVTTVSGITYDRENIKRWLLTAAAEGHSSAVCPVTKQLLPLTSSDLTPNHMLRRLIQAWCIVNPKSGIERIPTPKSPVHKSVVFKLIREVKSGNPLSHLNALKKLDELAKDKEKNQKPMAEAGVSKAMIFLILKRFKEGKTLFLEEALRILQLTWIPTEENKKIVEENIDFIHSLLWVLSNDELENISMIHALKMLKNVTEIAKTSLLERLKLNFFKEMVSILHKNKSPQENKAVLHVLIQTSPHGRNRMKIVEAGAIFEIMELELNNPDKKTTELIFCLLANLCTCAEGRQQFIKHAGGIALAAKRLLRISPTTDDRALCIIESLARFSATREVVSEMLRVSAVSKLCMVLQADCAGYLKNKARDILRLHNYAWSNSPCIEVYLLTCYTR